The following are encoded together in the Streptomyces sp. NBC_00341 genome:
- a CDS encoding GNAT family N-acetyltransferase: MTDDRLLTWPTAPIKTSRLVLRQSEARDRAVTIELNASPEVTTYLGGPQSREELERTVPEIPGQRPGFFAVELDGAAIGTIQLDPHTERPGHIRPDIGRTELGYLFLPQAWGHGYAAEACAAALAWLAGELPGEAVVLLTQTANKPSMRLAAKLGFTEVERYQAFGAEQWFGVRSPAR, encoded by the coding sequence ATGACTGATGACCGACTCCTGACCTGGCCGACCGCCCCGATAAAGACCTCGCGGCTCGTGCTGCGCCAGTCCGAGGCCCGGGACCGTGCGGTGACCATCGAGCTGAACGCCTCGCCGGAGGTGACCACGTACCTCGGTGGCCCCCAGTCGCGCGAGGAGCTCGAACGCACGGTGCCCGAAATACCCGGACAGCGCCCCGGCTTCTTCGCCGTCGAGCTCGACGGGGCGGCGATCGGCACGATCCAGCTCGATCCGCACACGGAGCGTCCGGGGCACATCCGCCCGGACATCGGGAGGACCGAGCTCGGCTACCTGTTCCTGCCGCAGGCCTGGGGGCACGGGTACGCCGCGGAGGCGTGCGCGGCAGCCCTCGCCTGGCTGGCCGGCGAACTCCCCGGCGAAGCGGTGGTGCTCCTCACCCAGACCGCCAACAAGCCCTCGATGCGCCTCGCGGCAAAGCTGGGATTCACCGAGGTGGAGCGATATCAGGCCTTCGGCGCGGAGCAGTGGTTCGGCGTCCGGTCCCCGGCACGATGA